A genome region from Calliopsis andreniformis isolate RMS-2024a chromosome 2, iyCalAndr_principal, whole genome shotgun sequence includes the following:
- the LOC143188139 gene encoding uncharacterized protein LOC143188139 isoform X1 yields the protein MSRRRRNDGWVVDGVLTCLLLASSFLSTSCQQGTVESWDKFSKLIPTNSVYEQQEKNASLPSNPAEPFLGSLDENNVMETSKTNRKNEREELADEEVYEDEYEVEPDPKTDSKDSKPSEVTEDSAKHKSPSSSLSSKLEDTSRDEDYVEDPATSQYDAYYYYDDYESNNRSRYESIVNADNLDYPDAEEEAKEEAKEEEEKENAEETEKEEKEEEETEKEKETSVEEVEEGEHNSGEKEEEDADFPRNVNVNSTLDLLEEKDLDTKVTNTNDDEGSSMEGSHKRFTFLGVPNKEMNSSMDTSILIGEAVVSVVTTKSVVNGTISVPTTSAPTTTEQVAAPPSSSSIATTEIPVTAVTTEDTSRILASVQTSRSISGARFLPFPVIDRIEPINHSGEKKTSPPPESTESIIDKLDRVQSELSSGFLAGGFKTAGNSLQLDVLGDRDRNNRRRFTTTGKTPVISKFVPRRYNDKRTDHATPRPKIETTLDTLEGLLPRDYVAKNPGAGTSIPSKSGFRWPTKSTTSEATTVQLTTTTSTTTTTTPASTTKKTKTNFVVQDISAFLPPGYKLKKEDVTTENSLLSDILAKSKVDISSLLPSDYSKKKSEQSSTPKTELSTTTAKSIEVSSEKPSADKTIQDLFSKTKFDISSLLPRDYEQKKNTSSDAKEAPVYTESSTEANVPAVSSTTAKPGGLKIVFPSRPGGRKPIHKITTPQTPRGEGSGTVTPKIQKGWPTRATTEFTGWPTPSTTPISIEKLLEAARTATVSSVNTSLIPITETTSSTSTTTTTTTPRPTTPGICEQECEVAGTIRIIGNTTWVPELLDRNTQEWQKLANEIEQEMNFIFSKSSVLAKWYKKIKIDSFSEGSILVDYFVELTNLGQNVNTQELKVIFHDALRTYNSNRWNDTNTKGSIKLGSFIIDPKYTDFVVIPKVTTPQYIEKDDRLIPQWAIAIIVIGVGGLVFIIIFGVSVLINRHNGSKLKPSASAIYEEEVAKNITSHRSSDYSKPIHTIWTDPDVSWNDKSFESTSNKVLVEKSFQDNKKYNMYDSWRSEWNGYYYNGSHASSKYGGYDSTTNLSSRHHPDYDTNF from the exons ATGTCGAGACGCAGAAGGAACGATGGCTGGGTGGTCGACGGGGTCCTGACGTGCCTGCTTCTTGCCTCTTCCTTCCTATCGACCAGCTGTCAGCAGG ggACAGTTGAATCGTGGGATAAGTTTTCGAAACTGATACCGACCAATTCCGTGTACGAGCAACAAGAGAAAAATGCCTCTCTTCCCAGCAATCCAGCGGAACCATTTTTGGGGTCTTTGGACGAGAACAACGTTATGGAGACGTCAAAAACGAATAGGAAAAATGAGCGCGAAGAACTAGCTGACGAAGAAGTTTATGAAGACGAATACGAGGTGGAACCTGATCCGAAGACGGATTCCAAAGATTCAAAGCCCTCGGAAGTCACCGAAGACTCGGCGAAACACAAAAGTCCTTCGTCTTCCTTAAGTTCTAAATTGGAGGACACGTCTAGGGATGAAGATTACGTCGAAGATCCTGCGACGAGCCAATACGACGCGTATTATTATTACGACGACTATGAGAGCAATAATCGTTCACGATACGAGTCTATAG TGAACGCTGACAACCTCGACTATCCTGACGCAGAGGAGGAAGCAAAGGAGGAGGCgaaggaggaagaagaaaaagaaaacgcagaagaaacagaaaaagaggaaaaagaagaggaagaaacgGAGAAGGAAAAAGAAACTTCCGTTGAAGAAGTAGAAGAAGGTGAGCATAATTCCGGTGAAAAAGAAGAGGAGGACGCAGACTTCCCTCGCAACGTAAATGTTAATTCCACGTTGGACCTCCTCGAGGAAAAAGACCTAGACACAAAAGTCACTAACACGAATGACGATGAGGGTTCCTCGATGGAAGGCAGTCACAAAAGGTTCACCTTCCTTGGAGTACCAAATAAAGAGATGAATTCATCTATGGATACATCGATCTTAATTGGAGAAGCGGTGGTGTCTGTGGTGACGACGAAAAGCGTTGTGAATG GTACAATATCTGTTCCAACGACTTCTGCGCCAACGACCACGGAGCAGGTCGCAGCACCACCTTCTTCCTCGTCCATAGCGACAACAGAGATACCTGTTACAgcagtgacgactgaggacacgTCCAGGATACTTGCATCCGTTCAGACAAGTCGTAGCATATCTGGAGCGCGTTTCCTGCCATTCCCTGTGATAGACCGTATAGAACCGATCAATCATAGCGGAGAGAAAAAGACATCACCACCTCCAGAGTCCACGGAGAGCATCATTGACAAATTAGATAGGGTTCAGTCGGAATTATCCAGTGGTTTCCTCGCTGGAGGCTTTAAGACTGCTGGAAACTCTCTTCAATTAGATGTCTTGGGTGATAGAGATCGAAATAATCGACGTAGGTTCACTACCACCGGTAAAACACCGGTGATTAGTAAATTCGTGCCACGTCGATATAATGATAAGAGAACTGATCACGCTACGCCCAGGCCGAAGATAGAAACCACCCTGGATACCTTGGAAGGACTATTACCGCGCGATTACGTTGCGAAGAATCCTGGAGCTGGGACTTCGATTCCCTCGAAGAGTGGATTTAG gtGGCCTACGAAGAGTACAACTTCAGAAGCAACAACAGTTCaacttactactactactagcaCTACTACCACCACTACTCCTGCTTCTACTACGAAGAAAACTAAGACTAACTTCGTCGTCCAAGATATCAGTGCCTTCTTACCTCCTGGATACAAGCTTAAGAAAGAAGATGTCACTACAGAGAATTCTCTGTTGAGCGATATCCTCGCAAAATCTAAAGTTGACATATCCTCGTTGTTACCATCAGATTATAGTAAAAAGAAGAGTGAACAAAGCTCAACTCCAAAGACTGAATTGTCTACAACAACAGCGAAAAGCATAGAAGTTTCATCAGAGAAACCATCAGCTGATAAAACGATTCAGGATCTATTCTCAAAAACCAAGTTTGATATTTCTTCTTTACTGCCACGTGATTATGAGCAGAAGAAGAACACTAGTTCAGATGCAAAAGAGGCTCCAGTGTATACTGAGAGTTCTACCGAAGCTAATGTTCCCGCTGTTTCTTCTACAACAGCAAAGCCTGGTGGTTTGAAAATCGTATTTCCCAGCAGGCCAGGAGGGAGAAAGCCTATTCATAAAATCACTACGCCACAAACACCTCGAGGCGAAGGGTCTGGTACCGTTACGCCAAAAATACAAAAGGGATGGCCAACCAG AGCTACGACAGAATTTACTGGATGGCCTACTCCTTCAACAACACCGATTTCGATAGAAAAATTGTTGGAAGCAGCTCGTACAGCAACAGTTTCATCTGTGAATACATCGCTCATCCCTATAACAGAAACAACATCGAGCACTTCGACCACGACCACAACGACAACGCCTAGACCCACCACGCCAGGTATTTGCGAGCAGGAATGCGAAGTCGCTGGAACTATAAGAATAATCGGTAACACTACTTGGGTGCCAGAATTACTTGATCGAAATACTCAAGAGTGGCAGAAGCTTGCTAACGAAATTGAACAAGAG ATGAACTTTATATTTTCAAAGTCTTCCGTCCTGGCAAAGTGGTACAAAAAGATAAAGATCGATTCGTTCAG TGAAGGCAGTATATTAGTAGACTATTTTGTCGAACTGACTAATTTGGGACAAAATGTTAATACCCAAGAACTGAAAGTAATTTTCCATGATGCCTTGCGAACATATAACTCAAACAGATGGAATGATACAAATACTAAGGGATCGATAAAATTGGGATCATTCATAATTGATCCTAAATATACGGACTTCGTGG TAATACCAAAAGTAACTACTCCTCAATATATCGAAAAAGATGATAGATTGATTCCACAGTGGGCCATCGCTATAATTGTAATTGGCGTCGGTGGACTAGTGTTTATCATTATATTCGGCGTTTCTGTT TTAATCAATCGGCACAATGGTTCAAAATTAAAACCATCCGCGTCTGCGATTTACGAAGAAGAAGTAGCAAAAAATATAACGTCTCACAGATCCAGTGACTATTCAAAACCGATACATACAATTTGGACCGATCCAGATGTTTCTTGGAACGATAAATCATTCGAATCAACTTCTAATAAG gtACTTGTCGAAAAATCTTTTCAAGACAATAAGAAATACAATATGTATGATAGTTGGCGATCGGAAtggaatggttattattataacggATCACACGCAAGTAGCAAATATGGCGGCTACGACAGTACGACAAATTTATCGAGCCGTCACCATCCTGATTATGACACGAATTTTTAA
- the LOC143188139 gene encoding uncharacterized protein LOC143188139 isoform X2, producing the protein MSRRRRNDGWVVDGVLTCLLLASSFLSTSCQQGTVESWDKFSKLIPTNSVYEQQEKNASLPSNPAEPFLGSLDENNVMETSKTNRKNEREELADEEVYEDEYEVEPDPKTDSKDSKPSEVTEDSAKHKSPSSSLSSKLEDTSRDEDYVEDPATSQYDAYYYYDDYESNNRSRYESIEEEAKEEAKEEEEKENAEETEKEEKEEEETEKEKETSVEEVEEGEHNSGEKEEEDADFPRNVNVNSTLDLLEEKDLDTKVTNTNDDEGSSMEGSHKRFTFLGVPNKEMNSSMDTSILIGEAVVSVVTTKSVVNGTISVPTTSAPTTTEQVAAPPSSSSIATTEIPVTAVTTEDTSRILASVQTSRSISGARFLPFPVIDRIEPINHSGEKKTSPPPESTESIIDKLDRVQSELSSGFLAGGFKTAGNSLQLDVLGDRDRNNRRRFTTTGKTPVISKFVPRRYNDKRTDHATPRPKIETTLDTLEGLLPRDYVAKNPGAGTSIPSKSGFRWPTKSTTSEATTVQLTTTTSTTTTTTPASTTKKTKTNFVVQDISAFLPPGYKLKKEDVTTENSLLSDILAKSKVDISSLLPSDYSKKKSEQSSTPKTELSTTTAKSIEVSSEKPSADKTIQDLFSKTKFDISSLLPRDYEQKKNTSSDAKEAPVYTESSTEANVPAVSSTTAKPGGLKIVFPSRPGGRKPIHKITTPQTPRGEGSGTVTPKIQKGWPTRATTEFTGWPTPSTTPISIEKLLEAARTATVSSVNTSLIPITETTSSTSTTTTTTTPRPTTPGICEQECEVAGTIRIIGNTTWVPELLDRNTQEWQKLANEIEQEMNFIFSKSSVLAKWYKKIKIDSFSEGSILVDYFVELTNLGQNVNTQELKVIFHDALRTYNSNRWNDTNTKGSIKLGSFIIDPKYTDFVVIPKVTTPQYIEKDDRLIPQWAIAIIVIGVGGLVFIIIFGVSVLINRHNGSKLKPSASAIYEEEVAKNITSHRSSDYSKPIHTIWTDPDVSWNDKSFESTSNKVLVEKSFQDNKKYNMYDSWRSEWNGYYYNGSHASSKYGGYDSTTNLSSRHHPDYDTNF; encoded by the exons ATGTCGAGACGCAGAAGGAACGATGGCTGGGTGGTCGACGGGGTCCTGACGTGCCTGCTTCTTGCCTCTTCCTTCCTATCGACCAGCTGTCAGCAGG ggACAGTTGAATCGTGGGATAAGTTTTCGAAACTGATACCGACCAATTCCGTGTACGAGCAACAAGAGAAAAATGCCTCTCTTCCCAGCAATCCAGCGGAACCATTTTTGGGGTCTTTGGACGAGAACAACGTTATGGAGACGTCAAAAACGAATAGGAAAAATGAGCGCGAAGAACTAGCTGACGAAGAAGTTTATGAAGACGAATACGAGGTGGAACCTGATCCGAAGACGGATTCCAAAGATTCAAAGCCCTCGGAAGTCACCGAAGACTCGGCGAAACACAAAAGTCCTTCGTCTTCCTTAAGTTCTAAATTGGAGGACACGTCTAGGGATGAAGATTACGTCGAAGATCCTGCGACGAGCCAATACGACGCGTATTATTATTACGACGACTATGAGAGCAATAATCGTTCACGATACGAGTCTATAG AGGAGGAAGCAAAGGAGGAGGCgaaggaggaagaagaaaaagaaaacgcagaagaaacagaaaaagaggaaaaagaagaggaagaaacgGAGAAGGAAAAAGAAACTTCCGTTGAAGAAGTAGAAGAAGGTGAGCATAATTCCGGTGAAAAAGAAGAGGAGGACGCAGACTTCCCTCGCAACGTAAATGTTAATTCCACGTTGGACCTCCTCGAGGAAAAAGACCTAGACACAAAAGTCACTAACACGAATGACGATGAGGGTTCCTCGATGGAAGGCAGTCACAAAAGGTTCACCTTCCTTGGAGTACCAAATAAAGAGATGAATTCATCTATGGATACATCGATCTTAATTGGAGAAGCGGTGGTGTCTGTGGTGACGACGAAAAGCGTTGTGAATG GTACAATATCTGTTCCAACGACTTCTGCGCCAACGACCACGGAGCAGGTCGCAGCACCACCTTCTTCCTCGTCCATAGCGACAACAGAGATACCTGTTACAgcagtgacgactgaggacacgTCCAGGATACTTGCATCCGTTCAGACAAGTCGTAGCATATCTGGAGCGCGTTTCCTGCCATTCCCTGTGATAGACCGTATAGAACCGATCAATCATAGCGGAGAGAAAAAGACATCACCACCTCCAGAGTCCACGGAGAGCATCATTGACAAATTAGATAGGGTTCAGTCGGAATTATCCAGTGGTTTCCTCGCTGGAGGCTTTAAGACTGCTGGAAACTCTCTTCAATTAGATGTCTTGGGTGATAGAGATCGAAATAATCGACGTAGGTTCACTACCACCGGTAAAACACCGGTGATTAGTAAATTCGTGCCACGTCGATATAATGATAAGAGAACTGATCACGCTACGCCCAGGCCGAAGATAGAAACCACCCTGGATACCTTGGAAGGACTATTACCGCGCGATTACGTTGCGAAGAATCCTGGAGCTGGGACTTCGATTCCCTCGAAGAGTGGATTTAG gtGGCCTACGAAGAGTACAACTTCAGAAGCAACAACAGTTCaacttactactactactagcaCTACTACCACCACTACTCCTGCTTCTACTACGAAGAAAACTAAGACTAACTTCGTCGTCCAAGATATCAGTGCCTTCTTACCTCCTGGATACAAGCTTAAGAAAGAAGATGTCACTACAGAGAATTCTCTGTTGAGCGATATCCTCGCAAAATCTAAAGTTGACATATCCTCGTTGTTACCATCAGATTATAGTAAAAAGAAGAGTGAACAAAGCTCAACTCCAAAGACTGAATTGTCTACAACAACAGCGAAAAGCATAGAAGTTTCATCAGAGAAACCATCAGCTGATAAAACGATTCAGGATCTATTCTCAAAAACCAAGTTTGATATTTCTTCTTTACTGCCACGTGATTATGAGCAGAAGAAGAACACTAGTTCAGATGCAAAAGAGGCTCCAGTGTATACTGAGAGTTCTACCGAAGCTAATGTTCCCGCTGTTTCTTCTACAACAGCAAAGCCTGGTGGTTTGAAAATCGTATTTCCCAGCAGGCCAGGAGGGAGAAAGCCTATTCATAAAATCACTACGCCACAAACACCTCGAGGCGAAGGGTCTGGTACCGTTACGCCAAAAATACAAAAGGGATGGCCAACCAG AGCTACGACAGAATTTACTGGATGGCCTACTCCTTCAACAACACCGATTTCGATAGAAAAATTGTTGGAAGCAGCTCGTACAGCAACAGTTTCATCTGTGAATACATCGCTCATCCCTATAACAGAAACAACATCGAGCACTTCGACCACGACCACAACGACAACGCCTAGACCCACCACGCCAGGTATTTGCGAGCAGGAATGCGAAGTCGCTGGAACTATAAGAATAATCGGTAACACTACTTGGGTGCCAGAATTACTTGATCGAAATACTCAAGAGTGGCAGAAGCTTGCTAACGAAATTGAACAAGAG ATGAACTTTATATTTTCAAAGTCTTCCGTCCTGGCAAAGTGGTACAAAAAGATAAAGATCGATTCGTTCAG TGAAGGCAGTATATTAGTAGACTATTTTGTCGAACTGACTAATTTGGGACAAAATGTTAATACCCAAGAACTGAAAGTAATTTTCCATGATGCCTTGCGAACATATAACTCAAACAGATGGAATGATACAAATACTAAGGGATCGATAAAATTGGGATCATTCATAATTGATCCTAAATATACGGACTTCGTGG TAATACCAAAAGTAACTACTCCTCAATATATCGAAAAAGATGATAGATTGATTCCACAGTGGGCCATCGCTATAATTGTAATTGGCGTCGGTGGACTAGTGTTTATCATTATATTCGGCGTTTCTGTT TTAATCAATCGGCACAATGGTTCAAAATTAAAACCATCCGCGTCTGCGATTTACGAAGAAGAAGTAGCAAAAAATATAACGTCTCACAGATCCAGTGACTATTCAAAACCGATACATACAATTTGGACCGATCCAGATGTTTCTTGGAACGATAAATCATTCGAATCAACTTCTAATAAG gtACTTGTCGAAAAATCTTTTCAAGACAATAAGAAATACAATATGTATGATAGTTGGCGATCGGAAtggaatggttattattataacggATCACACGCAAGTAGCAAATATGGCGGCTACGACAGTACGACAAATTTATCGAGCCGTCACCATCCTGATTATGACACGAATTTTTAA